CTTGTCGATGTCGAAAACCGCGCCGAGCGCCCGCTTGGCGAACTGCGTCTTGCTGCGCAGGTCTTTCTCGTTGCGGCCAAGGATCATGACGCCTTGCTCCGATACCTCAATGGTCTGCGGGTCACGTCCGATGGCGTCGCAATGTCGCTTGAGGACCTCGAGCTTCTGTGGCAGCAGGTGCGCGACGTTGTTGGGGCAGTTCCAGATGTCAGCGTGTTCCGCCACCACCCGCAGCAGGCGCTTCTCGCCGGCGCCACCGATCAAGATCGGCGGATGGGGTTTCTGAACTGGCTTCGGGTTGTTGACGGCGTCGTCGACGGCGTAGTACTTGCCCTGAAAGCTGGCGCGGGGTTGCGTCAGTAACAGTTTGATGAGGCAGAGCGCTTCATCCAATTGCTCGATGCGTACACGAGGCGAGGGGAACGGATAGCCGTAGGCGCGGTATTCTTCCTCCATCCAACCGGCGCCCAAACCCAGCAGCAAGCGGCCGTTGCTCACGTTATCGAGGCTCGCGGCCATCTTGGCCAGCAACGCAGGTGATCGGTACGAATTGCACAGCACCAGCGTGCCGATGCCGATCCGCTCGGTGACGGCGGCGATGGCCGACATCAGGGTCCAGGCTTCGAGGTGGTCGAGATCCGGCAGGCCGCGGCTCCACATGTGGTCGACGAACCACGCCGAGTGAAAGCCGAGGCGATCGGCCAGCTGGACCCGCTCCTTGATGACCGCGAACGGTACCCCTACTTGGGGCAGATACAAACCGAACTTGATGTGGCTCACAGTGTGGCCCCTTGTGGCGTCAT
The DNA window shown above is from Candidatus Binatia bacterium and carries:
- a CDS encoding TIGR03560 family F420-dependent LLM class oxidoreductase — its product is MSHIKFGLYLPQVGVPFAVIKERVQLADRLGFHSAWFVDHMWSRGLPDLDHLEAWTLMSAIAAVTERIGIGTLVLCNSYRSPALLAKMAASLDNVSNGRLLLGLGAGWMEEEYRAYGYPFPSPRVRIEQLDEALCLIKLLLTQPRASFQGKYYAVDDAVNNPKPVQKPHPPILIGGAGEKRLLRVVAEHADIWNCPNNVAHLLPQKLEVLKRHCDAIGRDPQTIEVSEQGVMILGRNEKDLRSKTQFAKRALGAVFDIDKTALRGTPDQLIEAIQNRSRQGVTLFTTLFGDLNQPETLELFASKVAPAFA